In the Setaria italica strain Yugu1 chromosome VI, Setaria_italica_v2.0, whole genome shotgun sequence genome, one interval contains:
- the LOC101776803 gene encoding zinc finger MYM-type protein 1-like, translating to MRSNQPPENGTTEDGESIPVEENDSSDEDKNDYGIEHDPGSRAPISSYDVNDQDLVRRAYIALGPFQPKMKRDAFPQHDCGDNCKFPGGDAFVVEEFRNWNMKKRIHRHVGAIDSAHSEAEEKYRLFTRPKASIRESVASNTAQFKAKYLARLTWSLKCIRFLLRQGLAFRGHDETKDSLNKGNFRELLAWLAGNFEEDNLVVLENAPQNCQMIDHKIQKQLIDACAHETTKFIIDELGDECFAILADESSDAYLLEQLALCLRFVNKKGEPVERFLGLVQVEDTTSLTLKEAIQSLLIKYQLPLSKVRGQGYDGASNMKGHVNGLKKLIMDESPSAYHVHCFAHQLQLTLVAVAKENTDCDWFFGQLAYLLNVLGMSCKKIRMLRIAQVEYMTEALKLGEIETGQGLNQEMGLARPDIATAFDKKTCP from the exons ATGAGATCCAACCAGCCTCCAGAgaatggtacaacagaagatgGTGAATCCATACCTGTGGAAGAAaatgattctagtgatgaagacAAGAATGATTATGGCATTGAGCATGATCCTGGATCGAGGGCTCCAATCTCAAGCTATGATGTCAATGACCAAGATTTAGTTAGAAGGGCATACATTGCATTGGGGCCATTTCaaccaaagatgaagagggatgcTTTTCCGCAACATGATTGTGGAG ATAACTGCAAATTTCCTGGTGGAGATGCTTTTGTTGTTGAAGagtttagaaattggaatatgAAAAAGAGAATTCATAGGCATGTTGGTGCTATCGATAGTGCTCAtagtgaagctgaagagaaATATAGATTGTTCACAAGACCTAAGGCATCAATCCGTGAATCTGTTGCATCAAACACTGCACAATTCAAGGCTAAGTATCTAGCTCGCTTGACATGGTCACTTAAGTGCATAAGATTTCTGTTGCGTCAAGGGTTGGCTTTTAGGGGTCATGATGAAACAAAGGATTCACTCAACAAGGGGAATTTTCGGGAACTTTTAGCATGGCTAGCAGGAAACTTTGAAGAGGATAATCTGGTGGTACTAGAGAATGCACCACAAAATTGTCAGATGATAGATCACAAGATCCAGAAACAACTCATTGATGCTTGTGCTCATGAAACAACTAAATTTATCATTGACGAACTTGGTGATGAGTGTTTTGCAATTCTTGCTGATGAGTCAAGTGATGCATACCTACTGGAACAATTGGCTCTTTGTTTGCGTTTTGTCAataaaaaaggagaaccagtTGAGCGGTTTCTAGGTCTTGTCCAAGTTGAAGATACTACATCATTGACCCTTAAAGAAGCAATTCAATCCTTGCTTATCAAATATCAATTGCCCCTATCCAAGGTACGTGGTCAAGGGTATGATGGAGCTAGTAATATGAAGGGTCATgttaatggtttgaagaaactaattatggATGAGTCCCCTTCTGCTTATCATGTTCATTGCTTCGCCCATCAACTTCAACTAACACTTGTAGCAGTTGCTAAGGAGAATACTGATTGTGATTGGTTCTTTGGGCAACTTGCTTATTTGTTGAATGTTCTAGGGATGTCTTGTAAAAAGATCCGCATGCTTCGCATTGCTCAAGTTGAATACATGACTGAAGCATTGAAATTGGGTGAAATTGAAACCGGGCAAGGATTGAATCAAGAGATGGGCTTAGCAAGGCCAG ATATAGCAACAGCATTTGATAAAAAGACATGTCCTTGA